Proteins from one Thermococcus sp. M36 genomic window:
- a CDS encoding MFS transporter, whose product MPLQNYRGFSRDAWLLVGYSFISWLGGNIAWFIFPFYLKSLNYDYTDIGIVFSVSTLAQASVLLFSGPLGARIGYKRAVIFGVSLIFLGRLLQVFYPTMIFLVAGGVLLGVGMAFESPSYMALLSGEVGDEKRHYLFSLSSAIGTMGSAVGLVLAGFLPRYLTYREVFALVLFIIPLRLLLVAFVKSVLAHSEKSLSINRELLLRIGRFALPSALIGLGAGVTIPYVGLWFNQRFGTGLESIGWLFALQQFIMGLGTFLLPMVADRLGSVKTVVSFNGSASILIAAMPLSPAFYVAAFIYTVRTILMNIVNPIWNSFMMGLFKKEERSTAMALNNLSWTATFGVGQYLGGRLFDVSLTWPFIITAVLYALSMAFFWKFFAGEETKGYKS is encoded by the coding sequence ATGCCGTTGCAGAACTACCGTGGCTTCAGCAGGGACGCATGGTTGCTTGTGGGGTACTCCTTCATTTCTTGGCTGGGCGGTAACATAGCCTGGTTCATATTTCCATTCTACCTTAAGTCCCTGAACTATGACTATACTGACATCGGCATAGTCTTCTCAGTCTCGACGCTGGCCCAAGCCTCCGTGCTCCTCTTCTCCGGCCCGCTTGGTGCTAGAATCGGTTACAAGAGGGCCGTTATCTTCGGCGTTTCGCTGATATTCCTCGGGAGGCTGCTGCAGGTGTTCTACCCTACGATGATCTTCCTCGTGGCCGGCGGCGTCCTGCTGGGAGTTGGAATGGCCTTTGAGAGCCCCTCCTACATGGCCCTCCTGAGTGGTGAGGTTGGTGATGAGAAGCGGCACTATCTCTTCAGCCTCTCCTCGGCGATAGGGACGATGGGTTCCGCGGTAGGCCTTGTCCTCGCGGGCTTCCTTCCAAGGTACCTTACCTATAGGGAGGTTTTTGCGCTTGTGCTCTTTATAATACCCCTCCGGCTCCTCCTGGTCGCCTTTGTTAAGTCCGTGCTGGCACATTCGGAGAAGTCCCTTAGTATCAACAGAGAATTGCTCCTGAGGATAGGCCGCTTTGCCCTTCCCAGTGCTTTGATAGGTCTGGGTGCGGGGGTTACCATACCCTACGTAGGCCTCTGGTTCAACCAGCGCTTTGGGACTGGCCTTGAGAGCATAGGCTGGCTCTTTGCGCTCCAGCAGTTCATAATGGGGCTGGGGACTTTTCTCCTTCCTATGGTGGCGGATAGGCTCGGTAGCGTGAAGACGGTGGTCTCTTTCAACGGGAGCGCAAGCATTCTCATAGCGGCAATGCCGCTCTCCCCTGCTTTTTATGTCGCGGCCTTCATCTACACAGTAAGGACGATCCTGATGAACATAGTCAACCCCATCTGGAACTCATTTATGATGGGCCTCTTTAAGAAGGAGGAGCGCTCGACGGCGATGGCCCTCAACAACCTCTCATGGACGGCTACCTTTGGGGTAGGCCAGTATCTCGGCGGCAGGCTCTTTGACGTTTCCCTTACCTGGCCCTTCATAATAACGGCAGTCCTCTATGCTCTCTCAATGGCCTTTTTCTGGAAGTTTTTTGCTGGGGAGGAGACAAAAGGTTATAAGTCATAG
- a CDS encoding S-layer protein has product MRKILTLLVGLALVGLVIAPVNAAVAGLNSSNTVIVLPTTKIVNGVPVHIGEDAITGSRLGAFLVLQGISQGTYTPTVSVPVEYHSVLIPDSDQVYRLSETDMPDVGLDVGDEPVGKTIVVQVNFSRVGFNSTKKAAEFMDRSIEIVFNENTTPLDVNVEGDYRVVSTTVDGRDVLYFYSYKEKLSAQNSTDEYLVAGEWRLTFKEIDISGERLLVEVKYPDGHKDISVMSKSVYYAMYVDSNGNMVYENLTSFSDIQALLQQGVRNLFVFYITGLFQGALGTQIVQYSYWYYEKIREYHDGDIYSGQWVWDIDPVNSLYILYLHVNESSTDFPEVFVHYGDSLELPMDWGLSLVPAFQKDEDGNIVGIYGYRFVRTVLLKKKVTVVAPRVEVTEDVYSFILEDVQLGSLPSNKNVIIIGGWVSNKAWELLEQTYGAATVEDLKGEIMSRGYVVKELPNPKNPNYKVIILAGKTYAETRKAVNEFMGGP; this is encoded by the coding sequence ATGAGGAAGATTTTAACACTCCTTGTGGGGCTGGCGCTGGTCGGTCTGGTGATAGCGCCTGTAAACGCCGCGGTAGCGGGCCTGAATTCATCGAACACTGTAATAGTGCTCCCCACGACAAAAATCGTTAATGGCGTTCCCGTCCATATAGGGGAAGATGCCATAACCGGTTCGAGGCTGGGTGCGTTTCTCGTTCTTCAGGGCATCTCTCAGGGGACGTACACCCCCACTGTCTCCGTGCCCGTTGAGTACCACAGCGTGCTGATTCCCGACAGTGATCAGGTGTACAGGCTCAGCGAGACGGACATGCCGGACGTTGGCCTCGACGTTGGGGACGAGCCCGTCGGAAAGACCATTGTTGTTCAGGTCAACTTTTCTCGTGTAGGGTTTAACTCAACTAAAAAGGCCGCGGAGTTCATGGACAGGAGCATTGAGATAGTATTCAACGAAAACACGACGCCACTCGACGTGAACGTGGAGGGGGACTATAGGGTTGTCTCAACGACCGTTGATGGAAGGGACGTCCTGTACTTCTACTCCTACAAGGAAAAACTCTCTGCCCAGAACTCCACTGACGAGTACCTAGTGGCCGGTGAATGGCGGCTGACGTTTAAGGAGATAGACATAAGCGGCGAAAGGTTGCTGGTCGAGGTGAAGTACCCCGACGGGCACAAGGACATATCCGTCATGTCCAAATCTGTGTACTATGCCATGTACGTTGATTCAAACGGGAACATGGTCTATGAAAACCTGACCTCGTTCTCCGACATCCAGGCCCTCCTCCAGCAGGGCGTGAGGAACCTGTTTGTGTTCTATATCACCGGTCTCTTCCAGGGCGCCCTCGGAACCCAGATAGTCCAGTACTCGTACTGGTACTATGAGAAGATAAGGGAGTACCACGACGGGGACATATACAGTGGTCAGTGGGTCTGGGACATTGACCCTGTGAACAGCCTTTACATACTGTACCTCCACGTGAACGAGAGCAGCACGGACTTTCCGGAGGTTTTTGTCCACTATGGGGACTCCCTTGAACTCCCAATGGACTGGGGCCTTTCACTTGTTCCTGCCTTCCAGAAGGACGAGGACGGCAACATCGTTGGGATCTACGGCTACCGCTTTGTCAGGACTGTCCTCCTTAAGAAGAAGGTGACGGTGGTGGCCCCCAGGGTGGAGGTGACTGAGGACGTCTACAGCTTCATACTTGAGGACGTCCAGCTGGGTTCCCTCCCCTCAAACAAAAACGTCATAATAATCGGGGGCTGGGTCAGCAACAAGGCGTGGGAACTCCTTGAGCAGACATACGGTGCCGCCACCGTGGAGGATCTGAAGGGCGAGATTATGAGCAGGGGGTACGTTGTAAAGGAGCTCCCCAACCCGAAAAACCCCAACTACAAGGTCATAATACTGGCGGGAAAGACGTACGCAGAAACCAGGAAGGCCGTCAACGAGTTCATGGGAGGCCCCTGA
- a CDS encoding asparaginase, with protein MRILILGTGGTIASAKTERGYRASLSIDEILDTAGIKKEDGIEIETMDVLNIDSTLLQPEDWVSIGEAVFKALDSYEGIVITHGTDTLAYTSSMLSFMLHNVPIPVVLTGSMLPVTEPNSDAPRNLRTAITFAAKGLPGVYVAFMDKIMLGTRVSKVHSLGLNAFQSINYPDVAYLKGERLVLRVRPKTPEGEPYFDPAIDPNVVHLRLTPGLPPTVFIEVAQTVSGIVLEGYGAGGIPYRKRNLLRAVAEVSKRKPIVMTTQAVYGGVDLTKYEVGRKALDAGVIPAGDMTKEAALTKLMWALGHTKDVEEIRKIMGKNIAGELSSELP; from the coding sequence GTGAGGATTCTCATACTCGGTACAGGCGGGACGATAGCAAGCGCCAAGACAGAGAGGGGCTATCGGGCCTCGCTCAGCATTGACGAAATCCTAGACACAGCCGGGATAAAGAAGGAAGATGGTATTGAAATCGAGACAATGGACGTACTCAACATCGACAGCACCCTGCTGCAGCCCGAGGACTGGGTGTCCATCGGGGAGGCAGTTTTTAAGGCCCTCGACTCCTACGAGGGGATAGTCATAACTCACGGAACTGACACCCTAGCATACACATCCTCAATGCTCAGCTTCATGCTCCACAACGTTCCCATCCCTGTCGTTTTGACCGGTTCCATGCTCCCCGTGACTGAACCGAACAGCGATGCCCCAAGGAACCTCAGAACCGCCATCACCTTCGCGGCAAAGGGCCTGCCCGGTGTGTACGTGGCGTTCATGGACAAGATAATGCTCGGAACCAGGGTCTCAAAGGTCCACTCACTCGGCCTCAACGCGTTCCAGAGCATAAACTACCCCGACGTAGCATACCTCAAGGGAGAGCGGCTGGTGCTGAGGGTGAGGCCAAAAACCCCGGAAGGAGAGCCCTACTTCGACCCCGCTATCGACCCGAATGTCGTCCACCTCCGCCTAACACCTGGCCTCCCTCCCACAGTCTTCATAGAGGTAGCCCAGACGGTCAGTGGGATAGTCCTGGAAGGGTATGGGGCAGGGGGCATACCCTATAGGAAGAGGAACCTCCTCAGGGCTGTGGCGGAGGTCTCGAAGCGAAAGCCCATCGTCATGACGACGCAGGCGGTTTACGGGGGCGTCGACCTCACGAAGTATGAGGTCGGGAGAAAGGCCCTCGACGCTGGGGTGATCCCTGCGGGGGACATGACCAAAGAGGCGGCGCTGACCAAGCTTATGTGGGCCCTGGGCCACACCAAAGACGTAGAGGAGATCAGAAAAATCATGGGAAAGAACATAGCAGGGGAGTTAAGCTCCGAGCTTCCTTAG
- a CDS encoding DNA polymerase: MILDVDYITEDGKPVIRIFKKEKGEFKIEYDRDFEPYIYALLKDDSAIEEVKKITAKRHNTVVKVKRAEKVKKKFLGRPVEVWKLYFEHPQDVPAIRDEIRKHPAVVDIYEYDIPFAKRYLIDKGLVPMEGDEELKMLAFDIETLYHEGEEFGTGPILMISYADENEARVITWKKIDLPYVDVVSTEKEMIKRFLRVVKEKDPDVLITYNGDNFDFSYLKKRCEKLGISFTLGRDGSEPKIHRMGDRFAVEVKGRIHFDLYPVIRRTINLPTYTLEVVYEAVFGKPKEKVYAEEITLAWESGEGLERVARYSMEDAKATYELGREFFPMEAQLSRLIGQSLWDVSRSSTGNLVEWFLLRKAYERNELAPNKPDEGELARRRNSYAGGYVKEPERGLWDNIVYLDFRSLYPSIIITHNVSPDTLNREGCKEYDVAPQVGHKFCKDFPGFIPSLLGNLLEERQKIKRRMKASIDPLEKKILDYRQRAIKILANSYYGYYAYAKARWYCKECAESVTAWGREYIETVIRELEEKYGFKVLYADTDGLHATIPGADADTVKKKAMEFLKYINPKLPGLLELEYEGFYVRGFFVTKKKYAVIDEEGKITTRGLEIVRRDWSEIAKETQARVLEALLRHGDVEEAVKIVKEVTEKLSKYEVPPEKLVIHEQITRELKDYKATGPHVAIAKRLAAKGVKIRPGTVISYIVLKGSGRIGDRAIPFDEFDPTKHRYDADYYIENQVLPAVERILKAFSYRKEDLRYQKTRQVGLGAWLKPKGKK; encoded by the coding sequence ATGATCCTTGACGTCGACTACATCACAGAGGACGGAAAGCCTGTCATCAGGATCTTCAAGAAGGAGAAGGGTGAGTTCAAGATTGAATACGACAGAGACTTCGAGCCTTACATCTATGCACTCCTCAAGGACGATTCTGCCATCGAGGAAGTGAAGAAGATAACGGCGAAGAGACATAACACCGTCGTCAAGGTCAAGCGTGCCGAGAAAGTGAAGAAGAAGTTCCTCGGCCGACCGGTTGAGGTATGGAAACTCTACTTCGAGCACCCGCAGGATGTCCCGGCCATAAGGGATGAGATAAGGAAGCATCCCGCAGTGGTAGACATCTATGAGTATGACATCCCCTTCGCCAAGCGCTACCTCATAGACAAGGGCCTCGTCCCCATGGAGGGCGATGAAGAACTGAAGATGCTCGCCTTTGACATCGAGACGCTCTACCACGAGGGCGAGGAGTTCGGAACCGGGCCCATACTCATGATAAGCTACGCGGATGAGAACGAGGCGAGGGTTATAACCTGGAAAAAGATCGACCTGCCCTACGTTGATGTCGTCTCAACCGAGAAAGAGATGATAAAGCGATTTTTGAGGGTTGTTAAGGAGAAAGATCCCGACGTTCTCATAACCTACAACGGCGACAACTTCGACTTCTCATACCTCAAAAAACGTTGCGAAAAGCTTGGGATAAGCTTCACCCTCGGGCGGGACGGAAGCGAGCCGAAAATACACCGCATGGGCGACCGCTTCGCCGTGGAGGTTAAGGGGAGGATTCATTTTGATCTCTATCCGGTCATAAGGCGTACCATCAACCTGCCGACCTACACCCTTGAGGTTGTTTATGAGGCGGTCTTTGGCAAACCCAAGGAGAAGGTATACGCGGAGGAAATAACCCTTGCCTGGGAGAGCGGCGAGGGGCTTGAGCGCGTTGCGCGCTACTCTATGGAAGATGCAAAGGCAACCTATGAGCTCGGAAGAGAGTTCTTCCCGATGGAGGCCCAGCTTTCGAGGCTGATAGGCCAGAGCCTCTGGGACGTGTCGCGTTCCAGCACCGGCAACCTCGTGGAGTGGTTTCTCCTGCGGAAGGCCTACGAGAGGAACGAACTTGCCCCCAACAAGCCAGACGAGGGGGAGTTAGCGAGGAGAAGGAACAGTTACGCCGGCGGCTACGTTAAGGAACCAGAACGGGGATTATGGGACAATATTGTGTATTTAGATTTTCGCTCTCTTTACCCCTCGATCATAATCACCCACAACGTCTCGCCGGATACTCTCAACAGAGAGGGCTGCAAGGAATATGACGTCGCCCCTCAGGTCGGTCACAAGTTCTGCAAGGACTTCCCCGGCTTCATTCCGAGCCTTCTCGGGAACCTGCTCGAAGAGAGGCAGAAGATAAAGAGGAGGATGAAAGCCTCAATTGACCCGCTGGAGAAGAAGATCCTCGATTACAGGCAGAGGGCAATAAAGATTCTGGCCAATTCATATTATGGTTACTATGCTTATGCGAAAGCTCGTTGGTACTGCAAAGAGTGCGCCGAGAGCGTTACGGCATGGGGCAGAGAGTACATCGAGACCGTCATCCGCGAGCTTGAGGAAAAATACGGCTTCAAAGTCCTCTATGCAGACACCGACGGATTACATGCCACCATTCCGGGAGCGGACGCTGATACGGTCAAGAAAAAGGCTATGGAGTTCTTAAAATACATCAACCCTAAACTCCCCGGCCTCCTCGAACTCGAGTACGAGGGCTTCTACGTGAGGGGCTTCTTCGTGACAAAGAAGAAGTACGCTGTAATAGACGAGGAGGGTAAGATAACGACGCGCGGCCTTGAGATAGTCCGGCGCGACTGGAGCGAGATAGCCAAGGAGACGCAGGCGAGGGTCCTTGAGGCCCTTCTTAGGCACGGTGACGTTGAAGAGGCTGTGAAGATAGTCAAGGAGGTCACGGAAAAGCTGAGCAAGTACGAGGTTCCGCCCGAGAAACTCGTCATCCACGAGCAGATAACACGCGAGCTTAAGGACTACAAGGCAACCGGCCCGCATGTGGCGATAGCGAAAAGGCTGGCCGCGAAGGGAGTCAAAATCCGTCCCGGAACCGTCATCAGCTACATCGTGCTCAAGGGCTCCGGCAGGATAGGGGACAGGGCGATACCCTTCGATGAGTTCGACCCGACGAAGCACAGGTATGACGCCGACTACTACATCGAGAACCAGGTCCTGCCCGCTGTTGAGAGAATTCTGAAGGCCTTCAGCTACAGGAAGGAAGACCTCCGCTACCAGAAGACGAGGCAGGTTGGTTTGGGGGCGTGGCTGAAGCCGAAGGGAAAGAAGTGA
- a CDS encoding DUF3226 domain-containing protein — translation MRVITGNRFEKFADEGAILFPEYRKNRNELIDFVDSLRGDETVVTASLELIDLIAWKFRRGEENVLIYSDTGKNLTLKEVYELRKYLDFDVRGGFSGEMAETSVLFVEGKTDAKFFKAVFKKLFEFKESREAPYSLRFIERVFERDNFDLLKRVEDHYYLAIIPSEGNSGVIRNLGNFLRAMEVFNFTVGKIGVAIDVDEDRDSALASIDGKLSRFRHEKTPIGYCVEETEVIPLIIGLPFEDETIEWKKPTVEDLMLHLIAREGLLGKIKPGLKALNESLGRKLKPKEVMYLALSAYGHWGNLEGFYELFVMRSRFRNLKAVLREAGLMDGILYLAGREAERRR, via the coding sequence ATGAGGGTGATAACGGGGAACAGGTTTGAAAAATTCGCCGACGAGGGCGCAATCCTCTTCCCGGAATACCGCAAGAACCGCAACGAGCTTATTGACTTCGTGGACTCCCTCCGGGGGGACGAGACGGTAGTTACGGCGAGCCTGGAGCTCATAGATTTAATCGCCTGGAAGTTCCGAAGGGGCGAGGAGAACGTCCTGATATATTCCGATACAGGGAAGAACCTCACGCTCAAGGAGGTCTACGAGCTGAGAAAGTACCTTGACTTCGATGTGAGGGGCGGCTTCTCCGGGGAGATGGCCGAGACAAGCGTCCTCTTCGTCGAGGGGAAGACAGACGCCAAGTTCTTCAAGGCAGTCTTCAAGAAGCTCTTTGAGTTCAAGGAGAGCAGAGAGGCCCCATACAGCCTGAGGTTCATAGAGAGGGTTTTTGAGCGCGACAACTTTGACCTCCTGAAACGCGTGGAGGATCACTACTATCTCGCAATAATTCCCAGCGAAGGAAACTCCGGCGTCATAAGGAACCTCGGGAACTTCCTAAGGGCGATGGAGGTCTTCAATTTCACGGTGGGAAAGATAGGGGTGGCTATAGACGTCGATGAAGACAGAGACAGTGCCCTTGCCTCAATAGACGGAAAGCTGTCGAGGTTCAGGCACGAAAAAACCCCTATCGGCTACTGCGTTGAGGAAACTGAGGTTATTCCCCTCATAATCGGCCTACCCTTCGAGGACGAGACGATAGAGTGGAAAAAGCCCACTGTTGAAGACCTGATGCTCCACCTCATAGCGAGGGAGGGACTCTTGGGAAAGATAAAACCTGGTCTTAAGGCCCTAAACGAGAGCCTTGGGAGAAAGCTCAAGCCCAAAGAGGTTATGTATCTGGCCTTATCTGCCTACGGGCACTGGGGTAACCTGGAAGGCTTCTACGAGCTCTTCGTCATGCGTTCCAGGTTCAGAAACTTAAAGGCAGTCCTGAGGGAAGCAGGCCTCATGGACGGGATCCTTTACCTGGCAGGGAGGGAGGCGGAGAGGAGGCGTTGA
- a CDS encoding DHH family phosphoesterase — protein sequence MVVKECPECRGTGKVKTGEKECHVCEGWGYVPADFKIGDKLKGYRNLDYIGVEDEVDEIPCPECHGKGVVPVYDTCPTCGGSGRVLACDICGKVKEPWEPGMETTWVCSDCMRKYKVVYILDKTCDYEDVEVGNIYKGTIDRVERFGVFVRLNPHVTGLIKRKDLLGGREYIPGEEILVQVLDVRPDKREVDLIESALKHYKEVVVKKELPVTPIVELKKDMAGKTVRLRGKVTQIQVTGGPTVFTITDGTGITWAAAFEAPGVRAYPSINVGDVVEIIGKVAFHAGEIQIETSDMARLWGPEAAEVKRRIEEELDRKAQPQDVGFLVESEVLEALKPKIMKAAFMIRRAIYEGRPILLRHHADADGYTSGLALEYAIVPLIEQVSPDSGARWKLFKRRPSRAPFYELEDVLKDIIFMVEDHEKFGDPLPLLVVVDNGGTSEDIPAYKRIRAYGVPIVVIDHHDPREWVSEDRAKVDDYVDVHVNPHHIKRGYYELTAGMLATEVARFINPEVEDRIKHLPAIAGTGDRSKAPEFYQYLEIAKKAKGLDEEDLKKIAEVIDHEAYFWKFMDGHGVIDEILLLTGNLQRHRELINAIYPEVKEKQEKALRASLPHVKSVVLPNGIRFNTIDIELFAPKFSYPSPGKLSGLIHDHFKEKYGEDAPILTLAYGPDFAVVRAADGMAAYGFDLNEIIPKLQEALPSAGIEGGGHSYAGSIKFFEGMRKEVLEEFAKQVLKLKKKG from the coding sequence ATGGTGGTTAAAGAATGTCCTGAGTGCCGCGGCACCGGAAAGGTCAAGACAGGCGAGAAGGAGTGCCATGTCTGCGAGGGCTGGGGCTACGTTCCCGCTGATTTCAAGATTGGGGACAAGCTGAAGGGATACAGGAACCTCGACTACATAGGCGTCGAGGACGAGGTGGACGAAATACCCTGTCCAGAGTGCCACGGTAAGGGTGTGGTTCCTGTTTACGACACCTGTCCTACGTGTGGCGGAAGCGGCCGCGTCCTCGCCTGCGATATCTGTGGCAAAGTGAAGGAACCGTGGGAACCGGGTATGGAGACCACATGGGTCTGCTCCGACTGCATGAGGAAGTACAAGGTGGTCTACATCCTCGACAAGACCTGCGACTACGAGGACGTTGAGGTTGGCAACATCTACAAGGGCACCATAGACCGGGTTGAGCGCTTTGGGGTCTTCGTCAGGCTCAATCCCCACGTTACCGGCCTCATAAAGAGGAAAGACCTCCTCGGAGGAAGAGAGTACATACCGGGGGAGGAGATACTCGTCCAGGTTCTCGACGTCAGGCCGGACAAGCGTGAGGTTGACCTCATTGAGTCAGCGCTTAAGCACTACAAGGAGGTTGTAGTCAAGAAGGAGCTCCCAGTGACGCCCATAGTGGAACTTAAGAAGGACATGGCGGGCAAGACCGTGAGGCTGAGGGGCAAGGTAACCCAAATACAGGTAACTGGCGGTCCGACCGTCTTCACGATAACTGATGGGACGGGCATAACATGGGCGGCCGCCTTTGAAGCTCCGGGTGTCAGGGCCTATCCGAGCATAAACGTGGGCGATGTCGTGGAGATCATCGGCAAGGTGGCCTTCCACGCCGGTGAGATACAGATTGAAACCAGCGACATGGCGAGACTCTGGGGGCCGGAAGCGGCTGAGGTCAAGAGGCGCATAGAGGAGGAGCTCGACAGGAAGGCGCAGCCACAGGACGTCGGCTTCCTGGTGGAGAGCGAGGTTCTTGAGGCCCTGAAGCCCAAGATAATGAAGGCGGCATTCATGATACGCAGGGCGATATACGAGGGCAGGCCTATTCTCCTGAGGCACCACGCCGATGCCGACGGCTACACCTCCGGTCTGGCGCTTGAGTACGCGATAGTTCCGCTCATCGAACAGGTCTCTCCGGATTCGGGTGCCAGATGGAAGCTCTTCAAGAGGAGGCCGAGCAGGGCTCCCTTCTACGAGCTGGAGGACGTGCTCAAAGACATTATCTTTATGGTTGAGGACCACGAGAAGTTCGGCGACCCACTGCCGCTCCTCGTTGTGGTTGACAACGGCGGAACCAGCGAGGATATTCCAGCTTACAAACGCATAAGGGCCTACGGCGTGCCCATAGTCGTGATAGACCACCATGACCCGCGTGAATGGGTGAGCGAGGACAGGGCAAAGGTGGACGACTACGTTGACGTCCACGTTAACCCCCACCACATAAAGAGAGGCTACTACGAGCTAACCGCGGGAATGCTCGCGACTGAGGTGGCACGCTTTATCAACCCCGAAGTTGAGGACAGGATAAAGCATCTGCCAGCTATCGCTGGAACCGGCGACAGGAGCAAGGCCCCGGAGTTCTACCAGTACCTTGAGATAGCAAAGAAAGCGAAAGGTCTCGACGAGGAAGACCTCAAGAAGATAGCCGAGGTCATAGACCACGAGGCCTACTTCTGGAAGTTCATGGACGGACACGGCGTAATAGACGAAATACTCCTCCTAACGGGCAACCTCCAGAGGCACAGGGAGCTCATCAATGCGATCTATCCCGAGGTGAAGGAGAAGCAGGAGAAGGCCCTGAGGGCCTCACTGCCCCACGTCAAGAGCGTAGTCCTGCCCAACGGGATAAGGTTCAACACGATAGACATCGAGCTCTTTGCCCCGAAGTTCAGCTATCCAAGCCCCGGCAAGCTCTCCGGCCTAATCCACGACCACTTCAAGGAGAAGTACGGCGAGGACGCGCCGATACTGACTTTAGCTTACGGCCCGGACTTCGCAGTTGTGAGAGCCGCCGACGGCATGGCAGCTTACGGCTTCGACCTTAACGAGATAATCCCGAAGCTCCAGGAGGCTCTGCCAAGCGCGGGCATAGAGGGCGGCGGCCATAGCTACGCGGGCTCGATAAAGTTCTTCGAAGGCATGAGAAAAGAAGTCCTTGAGGAGTTCGCGAAGCAGGTTCTTAAGCTGAAGAAAAAAGGCTGA
- a CDS encoding DUF2391 family protein gives MMSESNADRMMNPEPERETENERRTPVEKRLEEIYESIEQLRKNAEEKGTPDRLGWDDIAQEIVGAITFALPFLFTAELWEIARDISLGRSLAIFLMTLAVAYLFIAKSRIGNLKREELFHVPKRLLTVTAIAYIISAGMIYLYGINRMADFNQIQYVNATVLISTFAVIGAIAVDMVK, from the coding sequence ATGATGAGTGAATCCAATGCTGACCGGATGATGAACCCCGAACCTGAGCGTGAAACCGAAAACGAACGGAGAACCCCAGTGGAAAAGAGGCTCGAAGAGATATACGAGAGCATAGAGCAGCTCAGAAAGAATGCCGAGGAGAAGGGAACCCCCGACAGGCTTGGCTGGGACGACATAGCCCAGGAGATAGTGGGGGCGATAACCTTCGCACTCCCGTTTCTTTTCACAGCCGAACTGTGGGAAATAGCAAGGGACATATCCCTTGGGCGTTCCCTCGCCATTTTTCTGATGACGCTGGCCGTTGCGTATCTGTTCATAGCGAAGTCAAGGATAGGCAACCTCAAAAGGGAAGAGCTGTTCCACGTGCCCAAGAGGCTCCTTACGGTCACGGCAATAGCCTACATAATCTCCGCAGGGATGATATACCTCTACGGGATAAACAGAATGGCCGACTTTAATCAGATCCAGTACGTAAACGCGACGGTGCTTATAAGCACCTTTGCGGTAATCGGAGCGATAGCCGTGGACATGGTGAAGTGA
- a CDS encoding HAD family hydrolase, with translation MKLVSFDVWNTLLDINVMLDIMAVELSKLMGTCIVDVVEGMTLARARIKRMRAEAAGDPARALEESQELLAELFEIDVELVKRAAARAVLKVGDDIVLPGAKEALEGVRRKGLKVTVTGNVMFWPGSYTRLLLERFGLMNYIDKTFFADEVLAYKPMKEMFEKPLRVFNVKPSEAIHIGDTYAEDFEGALRAGVWAVWINPEAEEIRKIHERGFEVPGVEGILEVLERIEKER, from the coding sequence ATGAAGCTGGTCTCATTCGACGTCTGGAACACCCTCCTCGACATCAACGTCATGCTCGATATAATGGCGGTAGAGCTCTCCAAGCTGATGGGAACGTGCATCGTTGATGTAGTCGAGGGCATGACACTGGCACGGGCTAGAATAAAGCGGATGAGGGCCGAAGCAGCAGGAGACCCTGCCAGAGCTTTGGAGGAAAGCCAGGAGCTTCTGGCGGAACTCTTCGAGATCGACGTCGAGCTCGTGAAGAGGGCCGCCGCGAGGGCCGTCCTGAAGGTCGGCGACGATATAGTCCTTCCGGGGGCAAAAGAAGCCCTCGAAGGCGTCAGGAGAAAGGGTCTGAAGGTCACGGTAACGGGCAACGTGATGTTCTGGCCCGGCTCCTACACTCGTCTCCTGCTCGAAAGGTTTGGGCTGATGAACTATATCGACAAGACGTTCTTCGCCGACGAAGTTCTCGCGTACAAGCCGATGAAAGAGATGTTCGAGAAGCCGCTCAGGGTTTTCAATGTGAAGCCCAGCGAGGCGATCCACATAGGCGATACCTACGCGGAGGACTTCGAGGGTGCCTTAAGGGCCGGGGTGTGGGCTGTCTGGATCAACCCCGAAGCCGAGGAAATAAGGAAGATCCATGAGAGGGGCTTTGAGGTTCCGGGTGTTGAGGGCATCCTCGAGGTGCTGGAGAGGATAGAAAAGGAGAGATAA